CACGACCTGGGGCGTGACCGGCGTGCCGATCACTTCGCCTGACATGGTCAGAAAGCTGAGGTCGGGATTGATGGTGTACGACACGGTGGCCGCGCGCGACGCGTTCGTCAGCGCGAGGCAAACGGCGAGAAATGCGAACGACTTCACTGCCCACTTCATGGTGCGACTCCAAAGATGAGAAAATCAGCTGAGATGAGATTCGTAGACCGACCCACGGATCACGTAGCCAGATCGCCACTAACCCGGAAGCAAGCGCATGTTATCCGAGCGCGCGATACTGAGGATTTCTATTGCGGCGGAACCACCACCCGCCAGCGAATGTTCCCATGAGCAGCAGCGCCGACGTCGAGGCCTCGGGCACAGGCGATCCGCCCGGCCCGACACCGAAGTTGTTGCGCACGTTGTTCAGGTCGGTGATGTCGACAATGCCGTTAAACGGCGCCGTATCGCCGACGATCGGATTGCCTTGGCTGCCAAAGTTGTTGCGCACGTTGTTGAGATCGGTGATGTCCACGTCGCCATCGTCGTCGGTATCGCCCGTGACATCAGCGTTGACCTTCTGGTACATCGCTCCGATCGTAAGTCCGGACAGCGGCGCAACGCCAAACGCGAATTCCAATGCGCCGGACGATAGACTGCTGTTGACCGCGAGGTCGAAGAAAATCAAACCTTCCGGAAACTCCTCCGGATCATTGCCGAAAAAGACGACCTGGCCGATCGTCGGATCGGTCGGGTGCGGCCCCACGGTCAGCCCCAGATCGATGGCGGATTGCGGAATCGTGACGGGGCCGTCCGGCGTGCGCCAAAAGCCGAAGAAAGTGTCTTGCACCAGTCTCCAAGGCTCGAAGCCGAAATCGACATTTGACGCGGAGATCGACCAGCCGTCGAAGACGAGGTCGTTGAACGACAGGCCGTCTTCCGTATCGTAGATGTATTCGACGACGATCCCGGATTCCTCAAAGCCCAATGCAGGGCCAAGGTTCGTGGCAATGCCTCCGGAAGTGCCCGGACGGTTCGTCGCCCGTTCGTTGATCACCATTCCGAGCGGAGACGTCCCGATAAACTCCGGAATGCCGTCAAACGTGACGGTGTCGCTGTAGTTTCCCGGAAAGTTGAAGGCCGTGACCTGGTACTCGCCGTGCGGTTGGGCGACGGCCGAGTGCGCTAAGCACGAAACGGCCAATGCGCACCCGAGCGCCACGAATCGCTGATACATTACGAGGTTCCGCCTAGTGAGTCCGCTGATTGCGCCGACCGGTAGGATGCCGGCGACTTCCATCATCCGGCACTTTCGGGGGAGTGTCAAGAAATTTGACGGTGATGGAGCGACGACGGCGCGTCATTGTTGCGGGATGCAGCGATTGTAGATGCGAATCGTGCGTAATCGCCCACATCCGCAGCTTACAGACGCGAATCAGGCGCCGCTCAGCGCGGCCCGAAACGCGGCCAGGCGGGAACGCATCGGCCCAGGCACGACGAGTTGGTAGTCGGGACCGACGGGCGCGACGTCGAGCGTGATGAAGGTCGGACCGTTGGCCGAGCGAAGCTCGTCCCAGCCCTGCCGCCAGTAGTCGAGCGCATCAAATTCATGGGATTGAGCGAAGCCGGAAGCGGCCGCAACGGCGGCAAATTCGACCGCGTTCACCGCCCCCGCCGTCATTTGTCCGCCAGTAACTTCGTAGCGGCCGTTGTCTAACGCGATAACGGTGAGATTCTTTGGCGCAGCCGCGGCGATGGTCACCAGGCAACCCAGGTTCATCAGCAAGGAGCCGTCGCCCGTGAACGCGATCACCCGCCGTTCCGGCATCGCCATCGCGAGGCCCAGCGCAATCAGCGGCGACTGGCCCATCGCCGATGGCAGATAGTGAAAATCGAGCGGGTGCTGCGACAGCTTCGGCCATTCGCGCGCGGAACCCATCGTGGTCACCACGATTTCCTCGCGTCGAGTGCGCGCGACTACTTCTAGAGCGGCCAGCAAGGGAATCCGGTTGGAGCTGTCAGCGTCGGTCATCACATGCTCCCTTCGGCGATCAGGGTCACACCGGCTCGCGATTCCGTCTGGCAAGCAAGGAAGTGATTGCAGAATTCCGTGATACGCCCGGGCCGGTCGATCAGCACGTAGTCGATATTCCAAGCCTTTAACACCGGCTCGGTGAACTTCTTGGCCGTGTCAGGCGAGTTCTCCACGAGATAGCTGCGATAGCCGATGATCGCATAGAGCGGGATTCCGAGGTCGAACAGCACGTTCCGCAGGGCATCGCCGGAATCGAAAAGCCCGGTGTTTTGAATCATCACCAATGGCGATTTGCCGCCAAGTTGCAAGCCGGCCGCGATCGCCCAGGCTTCGCTTTCGCGACAGACGCGAACCAGCGTTAGCCCCGGCGCGGCCTCCAAGGCGGCCTCCCAGACGCCCAGGGCGGAATCGGGCAGCCACACGACATGCGTTACGCCGAGTCTTTCGAGCGCCGCTGTCAGTTCTTCACCAATGAACATCCGTGTTACCTCGAGGGTCGAGCGGTGGTGATCCATGAGAAGGGACGATCCGCCTCGTCCACGCGCAGCTCGTATTTCAGCTTCGCTTGGGAGAGCGTCTTGCCTAACAGCATGCTGTAGGTAATGCGTTTTTCGGGCAGGTTGATCATCACCGTCGATAAGTCAATTCCCTGCCGCGCGAGCGCGTAATGATCGAACAACATCGGCAACTCGAGCCGTTCGCTGAGCGACGCCAGGACATCCGTGGCGGCGGTGTCTTCGATTTCCACCGCCAGAAACTCATAGATATCCGGCACCAGCTTCTCGGGCTTGACCTCCGGCTCAAAACCGATCGGCCACGACTCTCGGGCCGGGTCGGTTGCTCGCACAACGAGCACCACGTCGCCGCCGCGCTGTCCCATCGGCACGACGACGAGGCCCGCCGAGCGAACCAGGTAAGTCAAGCCAACGCCGAGCGATAGTCCGCGCAGTTCTTCGCGATTCTTTTCCGCTGCGGCGAGCGCCTGCTGCGCCGCAGGATCGAGCGCCACTTCGTGACGGAGCTTTTCCAATAACATCGGCAGGGCGTCGATCGGCGCCAAATCTGTGGTCGACGCTTCCATCGGTCGTCCCAGGTCTTCGCGCAATTGAGCGAGTTGTTCCGCCGTCAGGCCAAAGGGTCCATTGGCGGCGCCGCTGGCTTTGTCGATGCCTTCCTCGCGGAGTTGCTTGAGCCAGTCCGCGATGCCGTCGCGATCGCGAATCGAAAAGCGATGCCCCGGCACGATCA
The DNA window shown above is from Planctomycetia bacterium and carries:
- a CDS encoding thiamine pyrophosphate-dependent enzyme — encoded protein: MTDADSSNRIPLLAALEVVARTRREEIVVTTMGSAREWPKLSQHPLDFHYLPSAMGQSPLIALGLAMAMPERRVIAFTGDGSLLMNLGCLVTIAAAAPKNLTVIALDNGRYEVTGGQMTAGAVNAVEFAAVAAASGFAQSHEFDALDYWRQGWDELRSANGPTFITLDVAPVGPDYQLVVPGPMRSRLAAFRAALSGA